The sequence CGCCAGCCGCAGAGCCGGCTCAAGATCCTCCGCCGTCAATGCAGGCCCCGCCAGCGCGCCCGCGCGCCCATGCAGCCACACACCGGCGCAAGCCGCTTCGAACCCGCCAAGCCCCTGCGCCAGGAGGCCGGTGACAATGCCCGAGAGCACATCGCCGGAGCCCGCCGTGGCAAGCCAGGCCGGCGCGCTGTCGTTGATCGCCGCCCGCCCGTCCGGGTCGGCAACGACCGTATCGGCGCCCTTCAAGACCACAACGGCTCCGCTTGCCCTTGCCCCGGCGCGCGCCCGCGCTAGTCGCGAAGGCCCACCGGCTCTCTCGCCAAAGAGGCGGGCGAACTCGCCGTCATGGGGCGTCAGCACGACGTCGGCGGCCCGCGCGCCTGTGCGACGAGAGAGCGCACCGGCCAGCGCCTCCACCTCTCCGGTAAAGGATGTGATCGCGTCTGCGTCCAGCAGCACCGCCCGTTCGCCCGACAGGCAGGTCAGCGCGAGCGCCCGCGTCTCCTCGCCGACACCAGCCCCCGGCCCCAGCGCAATTGCATTGAGGCGCCGGTCGGCCAGCATCTCGGCAAGCCCCCCGCTCCCGCGAAAGGAGCGTACCATCACCGCGGTCAGATGGCTGGCATTCACCAGCGCGGCGGAGGGCGGCGTTGCCACGGTCACGAGCCCGGCCCCGGCACGAAGCGCAGCACCGGCGGCCAGCCGCGCCGCTCCGGTGGACAGGGCCGGTCCAGACACCACCACCGCATGGCCGCGTGCATATTTGTGCCCATCGAGCCGCGGCGGGCGCAGACCCATCCCCCAAAGCTCCGGGTCGTTGCGCCAGGTCTTTCCCTGCTCGCTGCCATGCACCTCATCGAGGACCGAGGCCGGAATGCCGATATCGGCAAGCTCCACCCGCCCGGCGAGCAGGCGGCCTGGAAGCAGCAGATGGCCCGGCTTCAGACGAAAGAATGTCACCGTCCGACTGGCACGGATCGCCGGGCCCATCGCCCCGCCGCTCGCCCCGTTCACGCCCGACGGCAGGTCGACCGCCAGCACCGGAACGCCCGAGCCGTTGACCCGGTCGATGGCCGCGCCCGCAACGCCCTCGATCGGACGCGAGAGCCCTGCCCCGAACAGCGCGTCGATCACCACCGACGCCTGCCCCGGCACACGGTCCAATGTGTCCTGCGACAGGATGCCGACAGTCAGGCCCGCCGCCTGCATCTCGGAAAAGGCGAGCGCCGCATCGCCCGACAGGCGCTCGGGATCGCCGAGCAGCAACAGCTCGACGCGGTACCCCCGCTGGCGCAGGACCTTCGCGGCAACGAATCCGTCGCCGCCATTGTTGCCGGGGCCGGCCAGCACCAGGACTTGTCCCGAGTGCCCGGCCATGCGGCTGCAGGCATCG comes from Stappia sp. 28M-7 and encodes:
- a CDS encoding NAD(P)H-hydrate dehydratase; translation: MELLTPGEMGRADALAIAGGVPGIELMRRAGLAVADACSRMAGHSGQVLVLAGPGNNGGDGFVAAKVLRQRGYRVELLLLGDPERLSGDAALAFSEMQAAGLTVGILSQDTLDRVPGQASVVIDALFGAGLSRPIEGVAGAAIDRVNGSGVPVLAVDLPSGVNGASGGAMGPAIRASRTVTFFRLKPGHLLLPGRLLAGRVELADIGIPASVLDEVHGSEQGKTWRNDPELWGMGLRPPRLDGHKYARGHAVVVSGPALSTGAARLAAGAALRAGAGLVTVATPPSAALVNASHLTAVMVRSFRGSGGLAEMLADRRLNAIALGPGAGVGEETRALALTCLSGERAVLLDADAITSFTGEVEALAGALSRRTGARAADVVLTPHDGEFARLFGERAGGPSRLARARAGARASGAVVVLKGADTVVADPDGRAAINDSAPAWLATAGSGDVLSGIVTGLLAQGLGGFEAACAGVWLHGRAGALAGPALTAEDLEPALRLALAEFFSRAG